A single genomic interval of Penicillium psychrofluorescens genome assembly, chromosome: 2 harbors:
- a CDS encoding uncharacterized protein (ID:PFLUO_002323-T1.cds;~source:funannotate), with product MTSRKYDHVIQLPQTAQVDSAVDARKVAQEWLSKLEGIFATGNFSRVGEILHEDSWWRDIITLQWDFRTIRGREPIGVFLHQNQQLGPLSSFRLQETGDFQPKLEVVKKDSSLTWISSLFHFETRIGKGSGVLRLIQDKPGVWKAYAVYVTLQELKGSEEPLGERRPYGTIDSMPGGFSQGTWSQRRQRKLNFVDEEPQTLVTHDPAEFTHMAYLPFPKSWPQFTPKDKLGDWFEAYASLMELNVWTKTTIASASYDDPKSEWTVDLEFKGEIYHASQHRDASEYDVKGKKAIVVGTGNSGHDIAEDFHRNGAEVIMLQRRPTYVLTLDKGVFILHEGMHCENGPPTEQSDIVAESLPYPIQFALCIDMTKRIAEEEKATIEGLQRAGFQIEWGIDGAGIARLYYTRGGGYYIDVGCSQLIIDGKIKVHQSPDGISGFTPDSLVLKDGTPLNADIVVLATGYDNMRTSLRKIMGDKVADRCHDVWDLDQEGELNAMWRQSGHPNFCPLKSTNYFYREVAKMSEGQSMPGELEDSDSYDLTQDEPESETGGSLTKRTPATQWKLSSRTVEENLAAGLSNEDLWMLIRRFDKQIYYLKAVPGTPPQNIDLNRAEDEQFPPEKLRLTLERFYTSVVVGVANLFKHIGRLRSWKEPVRTSVFCAIYFSAWLRDLLIPAIISLFVCLIIYPPMRPLLFPPVVASTDDSSETPRKHMAEEPESHDSITGAPESHKGEAAEQEATNLVNSVATVAIKSAAAKYGQGEPQDTSEESPMPDEAEVVTLPAETELDAAPEDKTKKPIKKKVANATDKTMRIISDITDIFEKFANLLSPTPPFLTTAVRLQLAGILTGVCVIIPFTSSYWVIKSGAFTVGLGFFGDPLFKRALDILNSKFPDWKNGMDIQKTLLKDVPTNAQLTLTMLRIGELNSAPLPPPPGSRDNERSWPLRRKKSQAKLTDRESNQNSTDYLQKQGSTEDLPKPKPKKRWVFKLLRFVRQTIATAIKGHIAFDRAIAIAGSTHTKNLIGMLQKKGWLSAPFGPLKFDAKYQRKRGAVVIDSSKEPPILYFTTYQTAGLDDLRLESRKKGSVLFQIPVPDIMELRKTEGLGWKGKLIVELTAGSKEAADGLIIGGKEGDSFHLTGMRARNQLFNRLVAIDAQFWESH from the exons ATGACTTCGAGAAAGTACGATCATGTTATCCAACTTCCACAGACCGCTCAGGTCGATTCCGCGGTGGACGCTCGAAAGGTGGCACAAGAATGGCTAAGCAAACTTGAAGGCATCTTCGCTACTGGAAACTTCTCCCGGGTGGGGGAAATTCTCCACGAAGACTCATGGTGGCGCGACATCATTACTCTGCAGTGGGATTTTCGCACCATTCGAGGTCGGGAGCCAATTGGAGTATTCCTCCACCAAAACCAGCAGTTAGGCCCTCTGTCGTCGTTTCGCCTCCAGGAAACAGGTGACTTCCAACCGAAACTGGAAGTTGTCAAAAAGGATTCGAGTCTTACCTGGATTTCTTCGCTTTTCCATTTCGAGACGCGCATTGGAAAGGGATCCGGTGTCCTGAGACTGATCCAAGATAAACCCGGTGTCTGGAAAGCATATGCGGTTTATGTCACTCTCCAAGAGCTCAAAGGATCGGAGGAGCCTCTTGGCGAAAGACGGCCGTACGGGACCATTGATTCAATGCCCGGTGGCTTCTCTCAAGGAACATGGTCCCAGCGACGGCAACGAAAGCTGAACTTTGTTGACGAGGAGCCCCAG ACTCTTGTGACGCACGATCCAGCCGAGTTTACCCATATGGCATACCTTCCTTTTCCCAAAAGCTGGCCCCAGTTCACACCTAAAGACAAGCTGGGCGATTGGTTTGAGGCCTATGCATCATTGATGGAACTCAATGTGTGGACAAAAACAACCATCGCTAGCGCGAGCTACGATGACCCAAAGTCTGAGTGGACCGTGGATCTC GAGTTTAAGGGGGAGATCTACCATGCAAGCCAGCATCGAGATGCGTCTGAATATGACgtgaagggaaagaaggccaTTGTAGTCGGTACAGGTAATAGCGGCCACGATATTGCAGAGGATTTCCATCGCAATGGTGCCGAAGTGATTATGCTGCAACGGAGGCCGACATATGTCCTCACTCTTGATAAAGGAGTTTTTATTCTCCATGAGGGCATGCACTGTGAAAACGG ACCCCCAACCGAGCAAAGCGACATTGTCGCAGAGAGCTTACCCTACCCCATACAGTTCGCTTTGTGCATCGACATGACGAAGCGTATTgccgaagaggagaaagcAACAATTGAAGGGCTTCAGCGAGCTGGTTTTCAGATCGAATGGGGTAttgatggagctggaattGCTCGCCTCTACTACACCCGCGGAGGTGGCTACTACATTGACGTCGGGTGCAGCCAGCTCATCATTGACGGCAAAATCAAAGTCCATCAAAGCCCCGATGGTATTTCAGGCTTCACACCTGATTCCTTGGTGTTGAAAGATGGGACCCCTCTGAATGCAGACATCGTGGTGCTGGCAACTGGCTACGATAACATGAGGACCTCGTTGCGGAAAATTATGGGCGATAAAGTGGCCGATCGATGTCACGATGTGTGGGATTTGgaccaagaaggagagttgAATGCG ATGTGGCGACAAAGTGGCCATCCCAATTTCTG CCCATTGAAAAGTACCAACTACTTCTATCGAGAAGTAGCCAAGATGAGCGAAGGACAGTCGATGCCcggggagctggaagacTCAGACAGCTATGATCTTACCCAGGACGAGCCGGAGAGTGAGACTGGTGGGAGTTTGACAAAGAGAACACCAGCTACACAATGGAAGCTATCATCCAGGACGGTTGAGGAGAATCTTGCTGCGGGGCTTTCTAATGAAGACCTCTGGATGCTCATCCGACGCTTCGACAAG CAAATATATTACCTGAAGGCTGTTCCTGGGACTCCACCACAAAATATCGATCTCAATAGGGCCGAGGATGAACAATTTCCTCCAGAAAAGCTGCGGTTGACCTTGGAACGATTCTACACTTCTGTGGTTGTAGGAGTTGCCAATCTCTTCAAACATATCGGCCGACTGCGATCGTGGAAAGAACCAGTCCGAACATCTGTATTCTGTGCG ATTTATTTTAGTGCGTGGCTGAGAGACCTTCTTATTCCCGCTATCATTAGCCTCTTCGTCTGTTTGATCATATATCCACCAATGCGGCctctcctctttcctcctgTGGTTGCTTCGACGGATGATTCCAGTGAAACCCCCAGGAAGCATATGGCTGAAGAGCCCGAATCGCATGACAGCATCACCGGCGCACCAGAGTCACATAAAGGCGAGGCCGCCGAGCAAGAAGCTACCAATCTGGTCAATAGCGTTGCTACTGTAGCCATAAAAAGCGCGGCTGCAAAGTATGGCCAGGGTGAACCACAAGATACCTCCGAGGAATCACCCATGCCTGATGAGGCGGAGGTAGTGACTCTCCCAGCAGAAACGGAGCTTGACGCTGCCCCcgaagacaagacaaaaaaGCCAATAAAGAAAAAGGTGGCTAATGCCACTGATAAGACGATGCGCATCATTAGTGATATAACCGACATTTTCGAAAAGTTCGCCAA TCTCCTGTCTCCGACTCCACCATTTCTTACCACGGCGGTTCGCCTACAACTGGCAGGTATATTGACTGGAGTATGCGTAATCATTCCCTTTACGTCAAGCTACTGGGTTATCAAATCCGGTGCCTTTACCGTTGGacttggcttcttcggcgatCCGCTTTTCAAACGGGCCTTGGATATCTTGAATTCCAAATTTCCGGACTGGAAAAATGGCATGGACATTCAAAA GACACTATTGAAAGATGTTCCCACCAACGCTCAGCTCACCTTGACCATGCTGCGAATCGGCGAACTAAACTCGGCGCCGttgccaccaccaccaggcTCTCGGGACAATGAGCGCTCCTGGCCACTACGTCGCAAAAAGTCCCAGGCGAAGCTCACTGATCGGGAAAGTAATCAAAACAGTACCGATTATCTCCAAAAACAAGGATCTACCGAAGACTTGCCAAAACCAAAGCCTAAGAAAAGATGGGTCTTCAAACTTCTAAGGTTCGTGCGCCAGACGATAGCAACAGCGATCAAGGGCCATATTGCATTCGACCGAGCGATAGCCATTGCAGGATCGACGCACACCAAGAACTTGATTGGCATGTTGCAAAAGAAAGGCTGGCTTTCCGCTCCCTTTGGCCCTTTAAAATTCGATGCGAAATATCAGCGCAAGCGAGGTGCGGTGGTCATTGATTCATCGAAGGAGCCACCAATTCTGTACTTCACGACATATCAAACTGCAGGATTGGATGATCTGCGACTGGAAAGTCGGAAGAAGGGATCAGTGTTGTTTCAGATTCCAGTGCCGGATATTATGGAATTGAGGAAGACCGAGGGACTGGGATGGAAGGGCAAGCTTATTGTGGAGCTGACTGCAGGAAGCAAAGAGGCAGCCGATGGCTTGATTATAGgtgggaaagaaggcgaCTCCTTTCACCTCACGGGCATGCGAGCACGAAATCAACTTTTCAACCGACTGGTCGCTATTGATGCACAGTTCTGGGAAAGCCATTGA
- a CDS encoding uncharacterized protein (ID:PFLUO_002320-T1.cds;~source:funannotate): MELVHLGVADAILRAIADAGKPLNKEHYLISSAIKLESLPSAADVQQAWKALRKQYPQIAAVADDSGTRFVYTVPSPAELETWAQETFIVESTKSSADNLYTTLEPSPLFKIYYLKETRELLFRMPHWRIDGIGLMDLQTAFLRIIADGPPADVQLDGSEAARLTPALDEVASVPLDNAFYEDSFVSQFLGEWKTALLKELNVT; the protein is encoded by the coding sequence CAATTCTCCGCGCCATTGCGGACGCCGGGAAGCCGCTGAATAAGGAGCATTATTTGATCTCGTCTGCTATCAAGCTCGAAAGCCTcccttctgcagcagacgTGCAGCAGGCTTGGAAAGCTCTGAGAAAGCAGTATCCGCAGATCGCCGCTGTGGCAGACGACAGCGGTACACGCTTTGTATACACTGTTCCGTCGCCTGCAGAACTTGAGACATGGGCACAGGAGACATTCATTGTCGAGTCTACAAAGAGCTCTGCGGACAACCTTTACACAACTTTGGAGCCATCACCACTTTTCAAAATCTACTACCTGAAAGAGACGCGCGAGTTGCTCTTTCGCATGCCGCACTGGCGCATTGACGGTATCGGATTGATGGACCTCCAGACTGCGTTCTTGCGTATCATCGCAGATGGCCCACCCGCAGACGTGCAGCTAGATGGTTCAGAAGCGGCGCGCCTAACCCCAGCATTGGACGAGGTAGCTTCAGTGCCGCTTGATAACGCGTTCTACGAAGATAGTTTCGTGTCTCAGTTCTTGGGGGAGTGGAAGACTGCCCTTCTGAAGGAATTGAATGTGACTTAG
- a CDS encoding uncharacterized protein (ID:PFLUO_002324-T1.cds;~source:funannotate): MSATDSFTLDTSTVLCIAFALSFMPIAYLLSKTFIPAHRTRDRILFFWHAYDALTHLFIEGSFLYECFFSYATIAGIHNTEPFFLNRPDRIYGPAYGSGPSARIWQEYAKADRRWAGADLTVVSLELLTVFLGGPAALYTCYLLYRSSNPNISAPTRGAAKGSLWLIASALATAELYGGFMTFAPEWLTGSSQLATEDPVYLWLYLVFFNTLWVFIPIWVLWEAAKELRGAFVAAEAGSSRKKQ; this comes from the coding sequence ATGTCCGCAACAGACTCTTTCACGCTCGACACCTCCACGGTGCTCTGCATCGCGTTTGCGCTCTCGTTTATGCCCATTGCATACCTTCTGAGCAAGACCTTTATCCCAGCGCATCGCACGCGCGACCGCATTCTGTTCTTCTGGCACGCCTACGACGCGCTCACTCACTTATTCATCGAAGGGAGCTTCCTCTACGAGTGTTTCTTCAGCTACGCGACCATCGCGGGGATCCACAACACGGAgcccttcttcctcaaccgcCCAGACCGCATTTACGGTCCCGCGTATGGCTCCGGACCCAGCGCGCGTATCTGGCAAGAATATGCCAAAGCTGACCGCCGCTGGGCCGGCGCTGACCTCACCGTCGTCTCCTTGGAACTGCTGACCGTCTTCTTGGGCGGCCCGGCCGCATTGTACACCTGCTATCTGCTGTACCGTTCGTCCAACCCCAACATCAGCGCGCCGACCCGCGGTGCCGCCAAGGGTTCTCTGTGGCTGATCGCGTCCGCCCTCGCGACCGCGGAACTCTACGGTGGCTTCATGACTTTTGCGCCCGAGTGGCTGACTGGCAGCTCACAGCTTGCCACGGAGGATCCGGTCTATCTTTGGCTCTAtctggtcttcttcaacacCCTCTGGGTGTTTATCCCTATTTGGGTTCTATGGGAGGCAGCTAAGGAGCTTCGCGGCGCATTTGTTGCGGCCGAGGCAGGTTCTAGCCGCAAGAAACAGTAA
- a CDS encoding uncharacterized protein (ID:PFLUO_002321-T1.cds;~source:funannotate): MAPWVYQAEINSLAMRTQGAAAATATNWVLFAVFNITFIPVVYFLYPETACRTLEDLDVYFDRDSLHPTIIPINDKIAKQCKRPLEAIEAEGSRVAATKAIDFKASTSEHVENVDV, from the exons ATGGCTCCATGGGTATACCAAGCCGAGATTAATTCGCTTGCTATGAGAACCCAAGGAGCTGcggcagcgacagcgacaaACTGGGTTC TATTTGCGGTATTCAACATTACGTTCATACCAGTTGTCTACTTCCTATACCCCGAAACGGCCTGCCGCACTCTTGAGGACCTGGATGTCTACTTCGACCGCGACTCTCTCCACCCTACCATCATCCCGATCAATGATAAAATTGCCAAGCAATGCAAACGACCCTTGGAAGCTATTGAGGCAGAAGGTAGCCGTGTTGCTGCCACAAAAGCTATTGATTTCAAGGCCAGTACATCAGAGCACGTGGAGAATGTGGATGTGTAA
- a CDS encoding uncharacterized protein (ID:PFLUO_002325-T1.cds;~source:funannotate) has product MASGFGIVEITGLTKLTWELYSQCRLVSQDAPYEFQNLVTGLGSLQGTLRALGDDVHSNRFFFVKINDDRKRTLEQCLEVCSTTLQQLRAILGQYRSWGIDDGVQFWQRVPWVTQCSQIEEIRSTIMLQTYNLTLCMSDVEDDSLASSERSTLQTMDEDELAMLPAELPASPDVELKPSPLSPRSVFSGNYEKGGRAESRQIPTSVSGPHAHRFSASGPRDISTSSGSVTSGSDASLYSGTAPTSPRSLNTTRSVTSSMMNAFSVHPGIRCDVPDGPNDGRTVDVENWGNNFEKQSMGRPSQSSNTEIQRNVMDAVTNAMQELRHVRLSEQLTRPIRFEAPDKLHNPDREVLEKFESSANAELHIRSLDTQDWLRIATWWLLKARATLINCNRHVFVSARGSTSPSTDSKTTSQQAYVDLLKASYILYDVVLKDEDSSTLLTDENRKSIGINEELSQYTSIDIPETSDLCSQSLGIWEPLQPEEAAENENGFSFRRENSRWITVDQDDAGEEDERVLFRTFVNAGIGSKKFRMRTKGAPYMLLLVTKDGESEPKIILCNQSGNLCLQRDFVPNDLPPLIALSNQAMTGLPGVRVSQPLPFKFDNTSVSISFQFETELRHFIKIPKSYFEAVRQREPIDSNEFNESIVFKTSVETFEQLKTPHMKSMNPSIIWKSCEIRIVERSYGDAWRSTRRLVISSSAGEKNPGCMEFFMPLSRVQVCREDVSRQVLLRWSDTCQERLDKTDGSYNTLHSYVYDADTPNIGVGLRFRTQQTAENFEKAILYMNFPTDFAWSQPSSSGCVYDIVDAGKEHTQYKAVALFQTKFSWRYSELYFIYRDTDYAYEHASLTVLFSRISYTDYISTHVDRLYRAESPAGFSHCERKAGKVVIEFDNQPVSRSFLSALSPFYDLLFSRHALSISTKGKSLFGSKKSSKGGAEVQVWRRGNSTQLAARWDGSVQDSWLTASISSTGSDSSKESTRVNFPRSPFFRGPSLDMTNIMARGPKSTTDGQREGPISILFQNARDRHEFLDALKGNHFASFV; this is encoded by the exons ATGGCCTCCGGATTTGGGATTGTGGAAATCACCGGCCTCACAAAGCTAACGTGGGAGCTATACAGCCAGTGTCGCCTCGTCTCCCAAGATGCCCCCTATGAGTTCCAAAACCTAGTGACCGGGCTGGGGTCTCTGCAGGGCACGCTGCGCGCGCTCGGCGACGATGTCCACTCCAacagattcttcttcgtaAAAATAAACGACGACCGAAAGCGTACCCTGGAGCAGTGCTTGGAGGTGTGCTCCACAACTCTGCAGCAGCTGAGGGCAATTCTAGGCCAATACCGCTCGTGGGGAATTGACGATGGAGTACAGTTTTGGCAGAGAGTCCCGTGGGTGACTCAGTGCTCCCAAATCGAAGAGATTAGGTCCACGATTATGCTGCAAACTTATAACTTGACACTCTGCATGAGTGACGTCGAAGA TGATtccttggcttcttcggaaCGGTCAACGCTTCAGACAATGGACGAAGATGAGCTGGCGATGTTACCTGCTGAGCTCCCAGCGAGTCCAGATGTGGAACTCAAACCATCCCCCTTGAGCCCCCGCAGTGTATTCTCAGGAAACTATGAGAAAGGGGGCAGGGCCGAAAGTCGCCAAATCCCTACCAGCGTATCTGGTCCACACGCTCACAGGTTCTCTGCCAGTGGTCCGAGGGACATTTCAACATCTTCAGGTTCTGTCACTTCCGGTTCTGATGCATCGCTTTATAGTGGGACTGCTCCTACATCGCCACGGTCTTTGAACACCACACGCTCCGTGACCAGCAGCATGATGAATGCATTCAGCGTCCATCCCGGGATACGCTGCGACGTACCAGATGGCCCAAACGATGGTCGAACTGTGGACGTTGAGAATTGGGGAAATAACTTTGAAAAACAGAGCATGGGCCGGCCCAGTCAGTCCTCAAATACTGAAATTCAACGCAATGTCATGGATGCAGTCACCAATGCAATGCAGGAGCTGCGTCACGTTCGATTGTCGGAGCAGCTAACACGCCCCATCCGGTTTGAGGCGCCGGACAAACTTCATAACCCCGATCGCGAGGTTCTTGAGAAATTCGAAAGTTCGGCCAATGCTGAGCTTCACATCAGGAGCCTCGACACTCAAGATTGGCTCCGCATTGCAACATGGTGGTTATTAAAG GCGCGTGCGACTCTAATCAACTGCAACAGGCACGTCTTTGTTAGTGCTCGAGGGAGTACAAGCCCATCCACCGATTCCAAGACCACCAGCCAACAGGCGTATGTGGACCTTCTGAAGGCATCCTATATTTTGTACGATGTTGTGTTAAAGGATGAGGATTCGTCAACTCTTCTGACCGACGAGAACCGGAAATCAATC GGCATCAACGAAGAGCTATCTCAATATACATCAATCGATATCCCAGAAACATCCGACCTTTGCTCACAGAGCCTGGGTATTTGGGAGCCATTGCAACCGGAAGAAGCTGCAGAGAATGAGAATGGCTTCTCCTTCAGGCGAGAGAATTCCCGCTGGATAACTGTTGATCAGGATGATgctggcgaggaagacgaaaGAGTCCTCTTCCGCACCTTTGTTAACGCCGGAATTGGCAGCAAGAAATTTCGCATGCGAACTAAGGGCGCCCCATACATGCTCCTTTTGGTAACCAAAGATGGCGAAAGTGAGCCGAAGATCATTTTGTGCAACCAGAGCGGCAATTTGTGTCTTCAGCGAGATT TCGTGCCGAATGACTTACCGCCACTTATTGCACTCTCTAACCAAGCCATGACTGGGCTTCCGGGAGTGCGGGTTTCACAACCCTTGCCCTTCAAGTTCGACAACACGAGTGTCTCCATTTCCTTCCAATTCGAAACTGAACTTAGGCATTTTATCAAAATTCCCAAATCCTACTTCGAAGCAGTGCGCCAGAGAGAACCAATTGATTCTAATGAATTTAACGAGAGTATTGTCTTCAAAACCTCGGTGGAGACCTTCGAGCAGCTGAAGACGCCACATATGAAGTCTATGAATCCGTCTATTATATGGAAATCATGCGAGATTCGCATTGTGGAACGGTCCTATGGCGACGCCTGGCGATCTACTCGGAGATTGGTTATCAGCTCCTCGGCTGGAGAGAAAAATCCTGGATGTATGGAATTCTTCATGCCCCTGAGCCGTGTCCAGGTTTGCCGCGAGGATGTATCACGGCAAGTCCTATTGAGATGGTCAGATACCTGTCAGGAACGATTAGACAAAACCGATGGGAGTTATAACACCTTGCATTCGTACGTGTACGATGCCGATACGCCGAACATTGGAGTCGGTCTGCGTTTCCGCACCCAGCAAACTGCGGAAAACTTTGAAAAGGCTATACTATATATGAACTTCCCAACAGACTTTGCTTGGTCTCAgcccagcagctccggcTGTGTCTACGATATTGTGGACGCTGGAAAAGAGCACACCCAATACAAAGCTGTGGCATTGTTTCAAACCAAGTTCTCGTGGCGATACTCGGAACTCTACTTTATCTATCGTGACACAGACTACGCATACGAACATGCCTCTCTCACTGTGCTGTTCTCACGCATCTCCTACACGGATTATATCTCTACACATGTTGACCGGCTCTACCGTGCCGAAAGTCCGGCGGGCTTCTCTCATTGTGAAAGAAAGGCCGGCAAAGTTGTCATCGAGTTCGATAACCAGCCCGTATCGCGTTCTTTCCTTAGTGCCCTTTCTCCATTTTATGATCTGCTCTTCTCTCGTCATGCGCTATCAATTTCTACTAAGGGCAAATCCCTTTTTGGGTCGAAAAAGTCTAGCAAAGGTGGTGCTGAAGTTCAGGTTTGGCGTCGGGGAAATTCGACCCAACTCGCTGCGCGTTGGGATGGCAGTGTCCAGGACAGCTGGCTCACTGCTTCTATCTCGTCTACCGGCTCTGATTCCTCCAAAGAGAGCACGCGGGTCAATTTCCCGCGCTCGCCATTCTTCCGTGGACCTTCACTTGACATGACAAACATTATGGCTCGCGGCCCTAAGTCAACAACTGATGGTCAACGGGAGGGCCCTATATCTATTTTGTTTCAGAACGCTAGAG ATCGCCACGAGTTCCTCGATGCCTTGAAGGGGAACCACTTCGCTTCATTTGTATAG
- a CDS encoding uncharacterized protein (ID:PFLUO_002326-T1.cds;~source:funannotate): MATSAYPRPDFARPSLNWTSLDGTWGFIFDDSDAGLSQSWEQKGIPDTKRSIQVPYAFQYPASGIGVHEAHEVLWYERTIDDIRTAEEIAKGNRLLVRFGAVDYDCTIWVDGRLVGTHQGGHVPFDVDVSDAFGSNTKTARLTLRIRDSPWDLGQPRGKQYWKPVPESIFYTPSSGIWLSVWLESVPAMRLSCGSGGTVLRSDDIEHGKLHARVAVAGRLVGAKCRVEIESRLAGHSVSKATNDLPKDKGFANIEVDMKVPTQKELQSHALFNAEGAWHDGVALWAPEHPILYDLILRLYDASGKLVDEVHTTTGMRNISWQNGDGTFRLNGKPIFQMLFLDQGYWDHTGMTPPSGEALKDDIVMSQKMGFNGCRKHQKIEDPRFYYWADRLGFLVWGEIANAYEFNHEYVERFNNEWTEIVKRDINHPSIVTWTPVNESWAYTSLKDNIEQRNHIRQLYYLTKTLDPSRPINDNCGWEHVLTDLTTYHDYSDSAELAVTCAKMEGGILGPKSNRDMFSKPISSPDSSILDPGAQHRPGAPVICSEFGGVNIAPTKGGEAGERDWGYTTASDPDDFLVRFEKLVMAVVKGGHTCGLVYTQLADIEQEVNGLYSIDRKEKVPAAKVKAIMDAAQSYYHTNVASKHSKGLKLLRHFKRG; this comes from the exons ATGGCCACATCAGCTTATCCTCGCCCTGACTTCGCCCGTCCTTCTCTTAATTGGACTTCTCTGGACGGGACATGGGGTTTTATATTCGACGACTCCGACGCGGGACTATCGCAGTCATGGGAACAGAAGGGGATCCCAGACACCAAACGGAGTATCCAAGTCCCGTATGCGTTTCAGTATCCCGCGTCCGGCATTGGTGTCCACGAAGCCCACGAGGTGCTGTGGTATGAGCGCACTATCGATGACATCCGCACCGCAGAGGAAATCGCCAAAGGCAATCGCCTACTGGTGCGGTTCGGCGCAGTGGACTACGACTGCACAATTTGGGTGGATGGCCGCTTGGTCGGCACTCACCAAGGAGGCCACGTCCCCTTCGATGTGGACGTCTCAGATGCTTTTGGATCGAATACCAAGACGGCCCGTCTGACTCTGCGTATTCGGGATTCGCCGTGGGACTTGGGTCAGCCCCGTGGAAAGCAGTATTGGAAACCTGTTCCCGAGAGTATTTTCTATACTCCGTCTAGCGGAATCTGGTTGTCTGTCTGGCTGGAGAGTGTGCCTGCCATGCGACTCTCTTGCGGTAGTGGTGGCACTGTTCTTCGCTCGGATGATATCGAGCATGGAAAGCTGCATGCTCGCGTTGCGGTGGCGGGACGCCTTGTTGGTGCGAAATGTCGCGTCGAAATTGAATCTAGACTTGCTGGCCATTCCGTTAGCAAGGCTACGAACGACCTTCCGAAAGATAAAGGGTTCGCAAATATTGAAGTTGACATGAAAGTGCCAACCCAGAAAGAATTGCAGTCTCACGCGCTCTTCAACGCTGAAGGAGCTTGGCACGATGGTGTGGCTCTATGGGCACCAGAGCACCCTATTTTATACGACCTGATTCTGCGCCTGTACGATGCTTCGGGAAAGCTGGTGGATGAAGTGCACACCACGACAGGCATGCGGAACATCTCATGGCAGAACGGTGATGGAACATTCCGACTCAATGGCAAGCCTATTTTCCAAATGCTTTTCCTGGATCAAGGCTATTGGGATCATACTGGCATGACACCTCCCTCCGGAGAGGCATTGAAAGACGACATTGTGATGTCTCAGAAAATGGGTTTCAATGGATGCCGCAAACACCAGAAGATCGAAGACCCTAGGTTTTACTACTGGGCAGATCGCCTGGGCTTTTTGGTCTGGGGCGAAATTGCCAATGCCTACGAGTTCAATCATGAGTATGTTGAGAGATTCAACAACGAATGGACGGAGATAGTGAAAAGGGATATCAACCATCCGTCTATCGTCACTTGGACTCCTGTCAACGAGAGCTGGGCCTATACATCGCTCAAGGACAACATTGAACAACGAAACCACATTCGACAGCTGTACTATCTGACAAA GACACTGGACCCTAGCCGACCAATTAATGACAACTGCGGTTGGGAGCATGTCTTGACCGATCTGACCACCTATCATGACTACAGTGACTCGGCAGAGCTTGCCGTGACATGCGCCAAGATGGAAGGTGGAATACTAGGCCCGAAATCCAACCGCGACATGTTCAGCAAGCCAATCTCAAGCCCAGACTCCAGTATCTTGGACCCCGGCGCACAACACAGACCGGGTGCTCCAGTGATCTGCTCCGAATTTGGTGGTGTGAATATTGCCCCCACCAAGGGCGGCGAAGCTGGTGAGAGGGACTGGGGATATACGACCGCCAGTGATCCGGATGACTTCCTCGTCCGCTTTGAAAAGTTGGTCATGGCCGTGGTCAAAGGAGGCCACACCTGCGGCTTGGTTTACACTCAGCT GGCTGATATCGAACAAGAGGTCAACGGCTTATACTCGATCGATCGGAAAGAGAAAGTCCCTGCAGCCAAGGTGAAGGCCATTATGGATGCGGCTCAAAGCTACTACCACACCAATGTCGCTTCGAAGCATTCAAAGGGGCTGAAGTTACTGCGGCATTTTAAGCGAGGCTAA
- a CDS encoding uncharacterized protein (ID:PFLUO_002322-T1.cds;~source:funannotate) produces MSTIPREIDPSAEPWQYATNRCIYACDNMVFKVRQMTDEELSVSNPHLVLCFFTVARFYIGADNNV; encoded by the exons ATGTCGACAATTCCGCGCGAGATCGACCCATCTGCAGAGCCG TGGCAATATGCAACAAATCGATGCATATATGCCTGCGACAACATGGTCTTCAAAGTACGGCAAATGACAGATGAAGAGCTCAGCGTCAGCAACCCGCATTTGGTGCTTTGCTTTTTCACTGTCGCACGCTTTTATATTGGTGCGGATAATAATGTGTAA